The Diabrotica undecimpunctata isolate CICGRU chromosome 3, icDiaUnde3, whole genome shotgun sequence genome includes the window TGTATTTGCCAATACCTCCCTAACATTACTTTGAATATCGATTGACATATCTAATATACGTCGATGGACTGTGTCATTTGATAAAGGTACCTTTGATATTTGTTCAACAGCTTCCGGGCCTAAAACTGTAGCAACTAATTCTTTACATGCCGGTAAAATAAGCTCTTCACCAATAGTATGGGCTTTCTGTTTATTGGCAATCAATTCAGAAACTTTATATGATGCTAAAAGTGTCTTATCTGGGAGTTTTATTCGTTTTTCCATTATAACTGAGGATGATTGAATGGAACAACGTAGACGTTGAAAATACTCGCGCCGTTTTTGGGAAACGCTTTGATGATTTTGTTTCAAGTGTATTTTCATCAAACAATTACGGGTTGGCACTTTATTGATtggtataacgtggtatataccTAATAGTTAAACAAAATGGTTAAATGCATGATTGGTATATATTataacaagtaaaaaaatataaataaaaatatcgtatTCGTAAATCTCGCGACACACCTGATAGGTTCTTCCGACACACTAGTGTGTAACCGC containing:
- the LOC140435433 gene encoding protein FAM200C-like; the encoded protein is MEKRIKLPDKTLLASYKVSELIANKQKAHTIGEELILPACKELVATVLGPEAVEQISKVPLSNDTVHRRILDMSIDIQSNVREVLANTQFALQLDESTDILGKAQLISFVRFVYGPEIIEQFLFCRELETTTTGTDIFSTIDTFFQDQDGRIVLRYVQMVLLQ